The Scylla paramamosain isolate STU-SP2022 unplaced genomic scaffold, ASM3559412v1 Contig66, whole genome shotgun sequence nucleotide sequence AATTTGCCATCTATTTCaaaacctgtcttttcctctttctgttttctcttctccttgtccttcacctccacaattCCACAATTCTCCCTCATGCTGCAGTGTAAGTGGTCCTATTGATGCAATAAaggcttgctgctgctgctgctgctctttggTAAATGACAATCAAGCAGTCAGTCGGTAAGCACATCACCTCTTGTCTTACACACCAGTCTCTTTGGTAAACATGTGAAGCagcatttttccttcactacatgcaaaataactatgaaaaaaataaataaataaaataaaaaataaaaaactgaattgtctcatgaaaaaaatagtacaaaaaAGTTGTGGAAGTGCATTGAGATCTCACACTTGAGagaaaaatgcagaaagtagatcaataaataaacaatcaacCCTTCATAcatccctctgtctctccatccATGGCTCCCTCACCTGCTTACAATCATGGTGTGCGTCGTCAGCCACAGTGGCGGCAGTAACCACCTCAGTGAGCAGACTCAGGGTGCGTGCCACTCCAGGTGTGGGTGCCAGTGTCTCTCCTGGCGGCTctatcctctcactcactcacatggCTCACCTGCTGGCACCAAAAGACAGGTAATCAAACTTGAATGACTATAAGATTCTGGCTCAGTTTTGACAAGAGAGTGATAACCCTTCAAATGACTAAGATTCTGGCTCAGTTGTAACAAGAGGTGGTGATCAGCCTTTCAAATAACTAAAATTCTGTATCAACTTCAACAGATGGTAATCAGCTTTCAACAACAAAGATTTTGGCTAAATATTTCATATAGTGTTACTTCAACATATGTTATTATACTCTACTCAAGTGACAGTGATGTTACAAAAGATGTCGTGGTTCTCACTTGACTCTGCAGTGCTGATATAAAAACATCTTGTAGCTTAGCTGGTGGAGTTCATCAAGAGTGGCCACCAGCAGTCCTGCATCAGTCACCTGCAGGGATGAGATGAACATTAAAAGGAAGCAGAAACATGAGCTGAATATCAACAGAATGCTGAAAAGGAAGCATGGTGACACAAGTGGTAGAAGAGAActgaaggagagcaggaggtgACTGAGTGAACAACACAGGGAGGATTAAATGGTATACTTAAGAATGCTTATTTTAAAGTCTATCTATTATACCCTACATTAAAGCAGGGTAGCTGACACACAGCCCCTACAACATACAACATCTTGCCTCATCCTAGGAATAAACGATACAAAGGAGAAGGTACCCAGTGCTCTCACTCCCcctttttagtaactttttaCAAGCATGCAAGGAATGACATGGCAATAATATCAAATCTAGCTACAGAGTTACACCCAAGCCATGTTCATCTTAAAATAAggatagaaaaacaggaataactGACCAGCTAAGCCATGTACCTGCAAAACAGTGTTGTGATAGAATCTGAGGAGGTTGCTTATCTTGTACAACATGACGGgtttcttgcctccctcccgATGCTGGTCTGTCACAATGGTCCGCTCAATTCTGGTTCTGGGAGGACGGCAAACACTCTCCGATACGCTGGCCACAGCACTCCTTGTCTGCTCTGTTGGGTCTGAAGGGAGTCAGTGTCAGTTGATGGTATAATGGCTGGTATTCAGGGTACTGTTTGTTCTTTGGATCTGAAGGCAGAGTCAGTGTTAGTTGCTGGTTTGAAGGCCTGCTATTCAATTACAAATATACACTCTATCCTTCAGCTTACCTAGATTGGAGCACTTGACAAAAAGTGATTGGACTGCCTCACGTTCAGAAGGGAGGGCCTGATGCACCCATGCCAGCATGTCCCCCACGTAGCCCAGGGGGGGGTCATGTGCCTGCAGCTGTATGGGTCGTGGTGCTCCTCCAGGTCCTCCTATGGTGAGAGCATCCAGGAAGCCCCTCACCAGCCATCCTCgtctcaccgccaccacccactcctccaccaccaggcTGGAAGGAAGATGCATTTAAGGTTTGTACGGAGGGAAAGTAAGGATAGGAATAAGAGGACAAagtaatacaaaggaatacaaaggaaagaacagacagcaacagccctactgggcctaacgaggctgtctgtgtgtgacaAGAGGAGAAtttgaggaggaaatgaggatcAGAGCATGCAAagacaagaataagagaaagacacaGTACTGAAGTGTGTAATAAAGGAAACATGCTCACTTGAAAAGCACTGGTCTCTCCTGCAGAGCTGCTAAGGCTTGTGTGAGCAAAGGTGAGGGGTCTGGGGAGCAACACTGCCCCTGACACCAGCGGTACAGCCTCTCCAGACCTGCTTCACGGCACACGTTCGTTTGCTCCGCCACGTCCAAGGCAGTGTTTTGGTGGCCCGtctgtgggaaaaaaagtgcaCTTGTTATTACTGAAGTTAAAAGAGGTTCTTCATCCAGTAAATTTTAAACAGCAAAGGTCTAAGTATACTGGCATCTGATCTACATTACTTTTGATAGGCTCTAGTAAAAGAATTACATACCATCAGAGAAGAAATACACCTATAATAACTATATAATCATTGCTAAGGCTTTTGAACACAATCCTCATAGAAGAATGTGTTTAAAGAATGCAGGCCAAAGTGAcacaataaaaagacaataaaaagagaCAATGAAGCAAACAACAGTTGAATCCGGCCTTTGTGTtatagaaagagatgaaaaataaagagatgagtTGAATCAAGCCTCTGTACTCTATCATTTGGCAAACAGCTCACCACCCTGCCTCACAATACACCACAGACCACTACAGTCCACCCCAGACCATCCCAGACCACTACAGCCCACCACAGACCTGCAGGAGGTACTTGGTGTTGCTGCGTATCTTCTGTGTCTTGTCCAAGATGGTAAAGAACTCTGGGGTGATGGGAGACTCTCTGGTGGACCCCTTGATGGTGGCTACCTCATCTGGTGTCAATTGGAAGCACCTCACAAATGCCTCAGCCACTGTCTCCTGCATGTGTAGCTTGTTGCTGTGGAAGATGACAACGGTCAGCATCtttggaacataagaacacaaaaaaataagagaagctgcaaaaagATATCAAGACACTTGCCTAACTAAACTTGGCACCTCACAAATGCCTTGACCACTGTTTACTGCGTACGTACCTTGTTGCTGCGGAAGATGGCTGTGATCACCATCTTGGACTATTCTAAGAGAGGAGTTGTCAATTCAAGATATCCATTTCAAGAGAGGAGTTATAAAAATGCCAGCCTAACTAAACTTGTCACTTCATTCATTTGCTAGATGTGGGAATGTTGTGTATGAGTATGTGATATGTATAATGTGTTATGTATAATGTTTGGGCCATACTGTGTGAGATTGCTGGCCttgtatacagatagatagatagataggtagatagattgtTCCTTTTCTGGTGCAAAGGCTTGAGAGCaaatgaagaataataataaatcccTCTGAAGAATATTGAGTAAGATGAGTCACCTCCGGTTCTGGAGTGAGGTCGTCTGGTGGATGAGGTGCCGAGTCTCTCATTTTGTGGCCTGGAGTCGAGACTTCACgtccacacacacttcattcgTGGCACTCACTTCCCGGTGTATGTCATCCACTGCTTTCTTCACATCCCTCAATGCTGTGACAAATTCCtgtaatacagagccttgaggaacgccgctatttgccttatgccactctgactcttttccatttattacaacacgctgttttctgtcagagagccagtctctcagccatttcagggtgtttccggcaatgccgtgagcttttactttactgatgagtctcttatggggaacagtgtcgaaagctttctggaaatcaaggtagataatatcaacagcttttgtctcgtcatacgagttaaatacttcataaaagaagtccagtaagtttgttaagcaggagcgcttggttctgaaaccgtgttgcgaatcctttatgattttattttcttctaaatatttaacagttttatctctaattattgtttccatcagcttgcacactactgaagtgagactgatcggcctgtaattggctgggagagatttatttccttttttaaagattggcgtgacattaattttgctagtttccattcgtggggaactttacccgctagcaaagttttattgaataaaattgtaagcggtttcacgagctcatttcttgcttctttaagaagcctgggtgatatcttgtctggcccggctgttttgtttacgttcatgctctttgtgactgagaggatttcactttctgtgatggtgaagtctggcagcgtggtgcctcgtgactgaggcgtgggggtcggcagactgccctcaacatcctcagtcgtgaagacggttgaaaagtactcgttcagggtattcgccatgtgtttcgcttgttatttgtttactattttctgttattaatggaccaatcgttgatgttacgaccctttttgcttttacataactgtaaaattcttttgggttcgttttacatgagttcgcgatctgagcttccacagattttttgctgcatttgatcagctttttagtttttctacgtaatctgtcgtactctagtttatcatcattattttgtggaggaggaggaggaggaggaggaggatagaacaAAAACTGGACGCAAGACAGAAACTCGTTACGGGTTacataatggaggaggaggaggaggaggaggaggaggaggaggagaagcgaaagaaggaagagaagaataaggacaggaaggaagagagagagagagagagagagaggagagagagagagagagagagagagag carries:
- the LOC135098485 gene encoding conserved oligomeric Golgi complex subunit 6-like, giving the protein MQETVAEAFVRCFQLTPDEVATIKGSTRESPITPEFFTILDKTQKIRSNTKYLLQTGHQNTALDVAEQTNVCREAGLERLYRWCQGQCCSPDPSPLLTQALAALQERPVLFNLVVEEWVVAVRRGWLVRGFLDALTIGGPGGAPRPIQLQAHDPPLGYVGDMLAWVHQALPSEREAVQSLFVKCSNLDPTEQTRSAVASVSESVCRPPRTRIERTIVTDQHREGGKKPVMLYKISNLLRFYHNTVLQVTDAGLLVATLDELHQLSYKMFLYQHCRVK